The genome window GACAATTCAAACAGTGtgcaatctttttttttattattttttttttgtttccagTACCGGAGTGAGTGGTTCAAAGCGTAAAcgtttaacatttaaatataaatattatattagGAGATAGATGCAGAAGGATAATGAACGATGAATGAAGAATACGCGCGTTTCCTGGTGCCAAAATGCTGCATTAAAGGACGATGAGGGAggcgaatttatttaaatagaaGAACCTAGGAAGACTTGTGGACTGTGCCTTCATCAGTGCCCTAGGGTGTTCACAACACCACTGGGAATAACATAACCCAATGCTCAGATTCATCGGCATCCCATGGATGCTGTGAGAATCGATAAAAGTGGGTGAGGGAATAAAAGCAAAATACTAACGACTGATTTCGAATCAATGGCATATCAAGCATTTCTGCCAGCGCTCTCATCGATTTTGTCgcgataaaagaaaaatcaatgactACGAGATTTCAAGGACGATTGGAGAATTAGAGTTGTTTAGATAGTCCCCTGGACCACGATCTGTGTCAGTAACGTGGATCTTCAAGAGTTCACATTTGTTTTAATTGCCATTTTAGTGCACCTTGAGAGTCTTTCctagttattaattaattttttttttaattcataattttactCCCTCATGAACACTTTGAAAGGCTCTTGAAGTATTGCAATAGGTATCTGGCACAAATCGTGGCCCCGAAACAGCTCAATTAtcattgatgatgatgatttccattttaatggttttttttttcaagtgaaaaaaaaatttatagcttcgaaatttaattttctcagcGTTTATCGTCATCATTAGTGAAAATTTGGcttaaaacatttttatacAGAAAATGAACATTCACATCACACTTCCAGTGATTAAACATGCAACTACTTAACTgtgtgagaataaaaaaaatgtgaaagaaCGCGCAACTCAAAAAAAAGCTCAAACTTTCGGCTCGCACGGAGGAccgttttataattttttttttggggaataataaaagaattaaaaatgtgaagagaaatgataaaaatgaaaaaatcgcttCTCCGGCGAGCTGGCGtcattaaatataaatatatagaaatataaatattattatacatTTATACGATTCTTTATACCATTGTAATCTCAACCGATAATTAAGCGATAAacgaatgaaggaaaaaaaactatacCTTTATGAGATTAGAAAGAATACAATGCGTCAAATGAGAAAGTCAATagctttttcaattttttaaatattttttttaatatttcaattaaatattttaagtgATATTCCTCTGGTTGAATCCACCTGTGATTCACAACtgtcaaaaaaatgaaaaataaaaaaaatacatgatacaaattttcttcattatttccaatttatttGACTATTATTTCatggattaattaaaaatgcaaaaaatctTAAACCTCTATTAAGCAGATTTCAGtttcttcgtttttctctCCTCTTTCCTCTTCTCCTTCTCTCCCTCCTCGTGGATCCTCCTCTTCTTCCTCAACAGCCAAATTTCCTTAGCCCTGTCTTCGCGTCCTTTCATCATGCTCTTGTACAACTTCCTGTGCTTCTTCTTAATCATTTTCTCGCGCAGTCGGAACTCTTGTTTCTCCTGTTTCGCTTTAGCCCACGGATCTTCGCGGAGGACTTCACCAGGTTTTACTTTCATCGCTTTCGTCTTAGACAATCGCTCCTGTTCCCTATCCATCTTTATATTCTTTACCGACTCCTTGTTATCAGTTTCTCGAACATTGGCTGTCTGTCCCTGGGCTCCCTTCTTCTTCTGTTGATTTTTCCCATTCTTCACTTGAAACTTTTGCACTTCATCATCCTCAGCCTCTTCATCCTCATCATCTTCATCCTCCTCATCATCCTCAGTCTCCTCGTCTTCGTCAGTTGCTTCGAtaatctcctcctcctcctcatcaTCATTCTCTCCATCCTCCGCTTCTTCATCTTCCGACTCTTCATCGCCTCCGGCATTCAACTTGAAGGAAGGATCGATGAGAGCCCGTTCCTCCGGAGGCATATAGACCTGATCTAACTGGTCATTATGGAAAGGTGACAAATGCGGGGGCAGTACTGCCCCCATCAGATAATTCTCGACTGGAAGAAGTTCCCGGGCATTCACAGAGTCAAAGACCCACTGGGGCTGCACGTAGTATCTTGAAATGTACTGCTTGTCCATGCTGGGCCTGTCGACGATGTGATGAGTGATGGACTCATCGTTGTCATCAAATGTCGCGCCCACGAAGGAGAGCTTATCCCAGGAGACCTCTCCTCCAAAACACCTGATCACGAAGACCAGGGGCTCACGTGGCACTTCACGATTGAGGAAGAACTTCTTACCTTGGAAGagggttttcaattttttcaatttttcggccTCCTTGCGCGCCTCCTcgagcttcgtctcatctgtCTCGTTGGAGAAGGTATCGAGATCAATCTCCTCCTCCTCAGCAGCCTGACTCGTTGCATCTAAGCGGATGAGGGGGATGTTCAAAGCACTTATTCGCTCGGACACATAGGCTGCCTCGTCGACGAGTGCTTTCTCGTCATTGCCATAAGAGTTGAACTTCGGTGGATAATGCAGGTTCAGCTGATGATAAAGCCTAAAGTTGATAAATCCCAACATGGTGATATAAAACTCAACGAACGTCGACATGATTCTGAAATCAACTTCAGTCTTCGACTGCGGCTCGAACGAGAAATGATGAGGGGTTATCCAGGTGATGGTCTGTCCCTTGATCTCCGCTTGGTAGTAGTATCCCTTGATGGACACGAAAACTTTCCTCAGGTATTTCCCCACAATACAGGCGTGCATGAACTCTATGGTGAGTCTTCTGCAAAGGGCTGATTGACTCCTGGGGACATGTGCCATAGATGGGAATGTGCTGAATAGATAACAAAGTGTCAGGCAATCATCCACATCCCTCAAGGCGTCAATGAACGTTGGGTATCGCTCCTTGACGATGTGATCAAGCTTCAGGGTTGGATGATTGTTCAAGTATCTCTTCATTGCTGAGAAGTCCTTGAGCGCCTTCGCTCTTCCAACCTTTCGGTTGAATATTTTGTAGTCTCGGAGTTTCCATATTATTGGCTCGTGCAATAGAAACTGAATGTCCTTCACGTGATACAATGTTTTAATTCCACTCTTTCCCTTCTGGGCACGTTTGCGGTTTCTCGGCTCCCTTGGATATATCCCTTTTAATATACATAATTTTCGAAACTCACTGAGAGACAGTTGGAGCTTCTTCAGAGCTGCTTTCCGGGTCAGGAACTGCGCACCCTCTCCGGTTTTgtactaaaaattaataatttttatgtcgtCTTGAAGGGTGATTATTACCTTTGAGGGGGTGTGGGAATTTCTTGACTTcgcttttcatttttaaatcaaaTGTAGGCAGAAAACCGATGTAATCAAGTGCAACATAACCCAAAAAGAAATATTGct of Diachasmimorpha longicaudata isolate KC_UGA_2023 chromosome 3, iyDiaLong2, whole genome shotgun sequence contains these proteins:
- the LOC135159946 gene encoding pescadillo homolog: MVVIGKKKYKTGEGAQFLTRKAALKKLQLSLSEFRKLCILKGIYPREPRNRKRAQKGKSGIKTLYHVKDIQFLLHEPIIWKLRDYKIFNRKVGRAKALKDFSAMKRYLNNHPTLKLDHIVKERYPTFIDALRDVDDCLTLCYLFSTFPSMAHVPRSQSALCRRLTIEFMHACIVGKYLRKVFVSIKGYYYQAEIKGQTITWITPHHFSFEPQSKTEVDFRIMSTFVEFYITMLGFINFRLYHQLNLHYPPKFNSYGNDEKALVDEAAYVSERISALNIPLIRLDATSQAAEEEEIDLDTFSNETDETKLEEARKEAEKLKKLKTLFQGKKFFLNREVPREPLVFVIRCFGGEVSWDKLSFVGATFDDNDESITHHIVDRPSMDKQYISRYYVQPQWVFDSVNARELLPVENYLMGAVLPPHLSPFHNDQLDQVYMPPEERALIDPSFKLNAGGDEESEDEEAEDGENDDEEEEEIIEATDEDEETEDDEEDEDDEDEEAEDDEVQKFQVKNGKNQQKKKGAQGQTANVRETDNKESVKNIKMDREQERLSKTKAMKVKPGEVLREDPWAKAKQEKQEFRLREKMIKKKHRKLYKSMMKGREDRAKEIWLLRKKRRIHEEGEKEKRKEERKTKKLKSA